The Mesoterricola silvestris sequence CGCGCCACCGGAAGCTGGGCCGCGGCCGCGGCCAGGAGGCAGAGTCCCGTGAGCCCGCCCAGGAAGCCCCAGGGCAGGTGGTAGGCCAGGGTCCATCCGAAGGCCTGGGGGTTGAGCACCTGCACCAGGATCCGGGACAGGAGGAGCCCCAGGCCCAGGCCCCCCGCGCACCCCGCCAGGGCCACGCCGCAGCCCTCGCCCAGCAGCACCCGGGTGATGGCGCCGTCCCCGCCCCCCAGGGCCCGCAGGGTCCAGATGTCGCCCCGGCGCGCCAGGGCGAGCCCGGCCAGGGACTGCACCAGGCCCGCCAGCGCCACGGCGAGGCCGATGACCTCCAGGGCGTAGGTGATGGCGAAGGTCTGGTGGAAGATGCGCTCCACCTGGGACCGCAGGGCCACGTTGGAGCGCACCAGGAGGCCCGGGTGGGCCTCGGCCAGGCGCCGCGCGGTCTCCTCCGCCGGCACCCCCGGGGCCAGGTACAGCGCCAGGCTCGCGGCCCTGGCGTCCCCCAGCCAGGCCAGGAACACCGGGCGGTCCAGGATGAGGCTGCCCCGCTCGTTGCCGTAGTCCCCGTAGATCCCCCTCAGCGTCACCGCGCGCCCGGAGCCCAGGTCCAGCACCTCCCCCACCCGCACCCCGAAGCGCCGGGAGAAGGTCTCGCTGGCCACGGCCCCGGGGAGCCCCAGGCCGTCCCGGTGGATGCGGGAGAGCACCGCTTCGCTGGACCCGCCCCGGATCATGGGCAGGTGGCCCCGGGTGCCCAGCACCCGGAAGTCCCCGGTGGCGAGGCTGGTGATCTGGCCCCGGAAGGTGAAGGGCACGGCCTGGTAGCGGTCCACGGCCGCGATGGCGGGATCCGCCTGGAGGGCGGCGGCGGCTTCGGGGGGGATGCGGTGGCGGGAGCCGGCGCCGCCCGCGCCCAGGGGCGCCACGTAGATGTCGGCCCGGAGGCTGTCGCCGATCCAGCCCTCCACCGTGGCCTCGAAGCTGCGCACCATCACCCCCATGCCCACCGTCATGCCCACGGCCACCGCCAGGGCCGCGGCGGCGAAGCCGTGGCGCCCCGTGGGGTTGATCAGGGGCCGCAGGGCCAGGCGCAGCCCCCAGGAGCGGGTGGTCCTGCCCGGGAGACCGATGAGGGGCAGCAGGGCCAGGGCCGCGAGGCTGCCGCCGAAGAGCACCAGGGCCGAGCCCAGGTAGGCGTGCCACAGGGTGCCCGGGGGCAGGCGGGGCAGGAAGGCCACGGCGAGCCCCGCGCCAAGGAGGGCGAGCCCCGCCAGGGCCGCCGGGGCCCAGCGCATGGGCCGGGCCCCGGCCCCCCGGGCCAGGAGCTGCACCGGCGGCGTGGCCGCGGCCCGGCGCGCCGGCACCCACGCCGCCAGGAGGCAGGTGAGGGTGCCCAGCACGAAGGCCGCCGCGGCCTCCGGCGCGCCCAGGGCCGCGTGCCGGGCCGAAGCGGCCCCGTACAGGGCCTCCATGGTGCGGGCCACGAAGCGCACCGCCCCCTGGGCGCCAGCCCAGCCCAGGGCGAT is a genomic window containing:
- a CDS encoding FtsX-like permease family protein; the protein is MNGLHARLVWRPLRLEAGRAFLAVLAVALGVSVFLAIRLANRAAVASFEGFAQGVGTGAEYVVKAPFGPLDEGDLRRLEPLRDALWIRPVLEGSFCRTGPRGLETFQILATDLVGLGGGGSRVDDGLLDPASVLVSAALGPGDALEGFVDGRAVKLRVAGRIPEAPERPPVQRNLLVMDLPAAQVLLGRPGQLDRLDLGPLPGRSVTPERIAAALPPGWTLEPAEQRASSARAMSGAFRLNLTVLSLIALAVGAYLLFQAFDAAVNRRRETWALLQALGCPRGRILGFVLAEAAILGGLGSLLGIALGWAGAQGAVRFVARTMEALYGAASARHAALGAPEAAAAFVLGTLTCLLAAWVPARRAAATPPVQLLARGAGARPMRWAPAALAGLALLGAGLAVAFLPRLPPGTLWHAYLGSALVLFGGSLAALALLPLIGLPGRTTRSWGLRLALRPLINPTGRHGFAAAALAVAVGMTVGMGVMVRSFEATVEGWIGDSLRADIYVAPLGAGGAGSRHRIPPEAAAALQADPAIAAVDRYQAVPFTFRGQITSLATGDFRVLGTRGHLPMIRGGSSEAVLSRIHRDGLGLPGAVASETFSRRFGVRVGEVLDLGSGRAVTLRGIYGDYGNERGSLILDRPVFLAWLGDARAASLALYLAPGVPAEETARRLAEAHPGLLVRSNVALRSQVERIFHQTFAITYALEVIGLAVALAGLVQSLAGLALARRGDIWTLRALGGGDGAITRVLLGEGCGVALAGCAGGLGLGLLLSRILVQVLNPQAFGWTLAYHLPWGFLGGLTGLCLLAAAAAQLPVARWAARLPADRQAEEGAS